Proteins encoded in a region of the Zea mays cultivar B73 chromosome 2, Zm-B73-REFERENCE-NAM-5.0, whole genome shotgun sequence genome:
- the LOC100280220 gene encoding 60S ribosomal protein L32-like, with translation MAVPLLTQKIVKKRVKQFKRPHLDRYKCLKPSWRRPKGIDSRVRRKFKGCTLMPNIGYGSDKKTRHYLPNKFKKFVVHNVSELELLLMHNSRTYCAEIAHNVSTRKRKEIVERAAQLDIVVTNKLARLRSQEDE, from the exons ATGGCAGTGCCGCTGCTGACGCAGAAGATCGTGAAGAAGCGGGTCAAGCAGTTCAAGAGGCCacacctcgaccgctacaagtgcCTCAAG CCAAGCTGGCGTAGGCCCAAGGGTATCGACTCCCGCGTCAGGCGGAAGTTCAAGGGATGCACCTTGATGCCCAACATTGGATACGGCTCTGACAAGAAGACGAGGCACTACCTTCCCAACAAGTTCAAGAAGTTTGTCGTTCACAACGTCTCTGAGCTGGAGCTGCTGTTGATGCACAACAg CAGGACATACTGTGCCGAGATTGCCCACAACGTGTCCAcccggaagcgcaaggagatcgtCGAACGTGCTGCGCAACTGGACATCGTGGTCACCAACAAGCTTGCCAGGCTCCGCAGCCAGGAGGACGAGTGA
- the LOC100280220 gene encoding 60S ribosomal protein L32-like isoform X1, with protein MAVPLLTQKIVKKRVKQFKRPHLDRYKCLKPSWRRPKGIDSRVRRKFKGCTLMPNIGYGSDKKTRHYLPNKFKKFVVHNVSELELLLMHNRTYCAEIAHNVSTRKRKEIVERAAQLDIVVTNKLARLRSQEDE; from the exons ATGGCAGTGCCGCTGCTGACGCAGAAGATCGTGAAGAAGCGGGTCAAGCAGTTCAAGAGGCCacacctcgaccgctacaagtgcCTCAAG CCAAGCTGGCGTAGGCCCAAGGGTATCGACTCCCGCGTCAGGCGGAAGTTCAAGGGATGCACCTTGATGCCCAACATTGGATACGGCTCTGACAAGAAGACGAGGCACTACCTTCCCAACAAGTTCAAGAAGTTTGTCGTTCACAACGTCTCTGAGCTGGAGCTGCTGTTGATGCACAACAg GACATACTGTGCCGAGATTGCCCACAACGTGTCCAcccggaagcgcaaggagatcgtCGAACGTGCTGCGCAACTGGACATCGTGGTCACCAACAAGCTTGCCAGGCTCCGCAGCCAGGAGGACGAGTGA